One Bacillus sp. 1780r2a1 DNA segment encodes these proteins:
- a CDS encoding IS3 family transposase (programmed frameshift) has protein sequence MGTRVSYPVELKLKAIEMRLAGVPVKEVLSQLNIRNPTQLKTWMKWYQTGNVHRLEQPVGKQYAYGKGPDFESETAKLEAENRQLKQQIEIFKKVQGIGKEVVPEIAVNLVEELKEQIPIYQICFHLGIPRSTYYRWKQHSQQDTRKKWMEQQVGEQCRAHKFRYGYRKITAVLKRTMKINHKFVQRTMQKYGWQCRVKRKKRQRTGQPYQVAENVLNRDFQAERPLQKLVTDITYLPFGPKPLYLSSIQDLFNGEIIAYSIGDCQNVAFVLDTLNQLPSLPEGCTLHSDQGSVYTSYAYQQTIKEKGIIMSMSRKGTPADNASIESFHSSLKSETFYLDELTYTTTTIVEQTVKSYITYYNHARIQTKLNNQSPVQYRKLVV, from the exons ATGGGAACAAGAGTCAGTTATCCAGTCGAACTAAAGTTAAAGGCAATTGAAATGAGATTAGCCGGTGTACCTGTAAAAGAAGTCTTATCACAACTAAACATTCGAAATCCTACCCAATTAAAAACGTGGATGAAGTGGTATCAAACTGGGAATGTACACCGGTTGGAACAGCCAGTAGGCAAGCAATATGCCTATGGAAAAGGTCCTGATTTTGAAAGCGAGACAGCGAAGTTAGAGGCTGAGAACCGACAGTTAAAGCAACAAATCGAGATTT TTAAAAAAGTACAAGGAATTGGAAAGGAAGTGGTACCAGAAATCGCAGTGAACCTAGTGGAAGAGTTAAAAGAACAAATCCCTATTTATCAAATCTGTTTCCATCTTGGTATTCCCCGATCCACTTACTACCGTTGGAAGCAGCATAGTCAACAGGATACACGAAAGAAATGGATGGAACAGCAAGTGGGTGAACAATGTCGTGCACACAAGTTTCGATATGGCTATCGAAAAATCACAGCTGTACTCAAGCGAACCATGAAGATTAACCACAAGTTTGTGCAGCGTACCATGCAGAAATACGGTTGGCAATGTCGTGTTAAACGAAAGAAACGGCAGCGAACAGGGCAACCTTATCAGGTTGCAGAGAATGTATTAAATCGTGACTTTCAAGCTGAACGCCCTCTCCAAAAGCTCGTGACCGATATTACGTACTTGCCTTTTGGGCCGAAACCATTGTATCTTTCAAGTATTCAAGATTTATTTAACGGAGAGATTATTGCGTATTCCATAGGTGATTGTCAAAATGTCGCGTTTGTTTTAGACACGCTTAACCAACTCCCTTCTCTACCGGAAGGGTGCACGTTGCATAGTGATCAAGGCTCTGTGTACACATCGTATGCTTATCAACAAACAATTAAAGAGAAAGGCATTATCATGAGTATGTCCCGAAAAGGGACGCCCGCAGATAATGCCTCAATTGAATCGTTTCATTCCTCACTAAAGTCTGAAACGTTCTACCTTGACGAGTTGACATACACTACGACTACCATCGTAGAGCAAACCGTCAAAAGCTATATTACGTATTATAACCATGCCCGTATTCAAACAAAATTAAACAACCAGTCTCCTGTACAATACAGAAAACTGGTTGTTTAA
- a CDS encoding 2-oxoacid:ferredoxin oxidoreductase subunit beta produces MATFKDFRNSVKPNWCPGCGDFSVQAAIQRASANVGLEPHELAVISGIGCSGRISGYINSYGFHGIHGRALPIAQGVKMANRDLTVIASGGDGDGFAIGMGHTVHAIRRNIDVTYIVMDNQIYGLTKGQTSPRSDVGFKTKSTPEGSIESSLSVMELALTSGATFVAQSFSTDLKELTSLIEQGIQHKGFSLINVFSPCVTYNKVNTYDWFKENLTSLKTIENYDPSNRMQAMQTLMEHNGLVTGLIYQNANQPSYQQLVHGYSDQPLADSDLMMSEEKFKELVAEFM; encoded by the coding sequence ATGGCAACGTTTAAAGATTTTCGTAATAGTGTAAAACCTAACTGGTGTCCAGGGTGTGGAGATTTCTCGGTTCAAGCAGCAATTCAACGTGCATCGGCCAACGTAGGACTAGAACCACATGAACTAGCAGTTATTTCTGGTATTGGATGCTCTGGGCGTATTTCTGGTTACATTAACTCATACGGATTTCATGGTATTCATGGACGTGCGCTACCAATTGCGCAAGGTGTGAAAATGGCTAATCGTGATTTAACGGTTATTGCTTCTGGTGGAGATGGCGATGGATTTGCCATTGGTATGGGGCATACTGTTCATGCAATTCGCCGTAATATTGATGTGACATATATCGTAATGGATAACCAAATTTATGGCTTAACAAAAGGGCAAACATCTCCTCGTAGCGATGTAGGCTTTAAGACAAAGAGCACGCCGGAAGGTTCGATTGAATCATCTTTGTCTGTTATGGAACTTGCTTTAACATCTGGTGCAACTTTTGTGGCACAGAGTTTTTCAACTGATTTAAAAGAGCTTACAAGTTTAATTGAACAAGGTATTCAGCATAAAGGGTTTTCTTTAATTAACGTATTCAGCCCATGTGTAACATATAACAAAGTGAATACGTACGATTGGTTTAAAGAGAATTTAACAAGCCTTAAAACAATTGAAAACTACGATCCATCAAATCGTATGCAAGCGATGCAAACATTAATGGAACACAATGGATTAGTAACAGGGTTAATTTATCAAAATGCTAACCAACCTTCTTATCAGCAGCTTGTGCATGGTTATAGCGACCAGCCACTTGCTGATTCTGATTTAATGATGTCGGAAGAGAAATTTAAAGAACTTGTAGCTGAATTTATGTAA
- a CDS encoding 2-oxoacid:acceptor oxidoreductase subunit alpha, which translates to MVKQLSWKVGGQQGEGIESTGEIFSTALNRLGYYLYGYRHFSSRIKGGHTNNKIRVSTTQVRSVSDDLDILVAFDQETIDVNVHELRQGGIVIGDAKFKPALPENCTTATLYSVPFTEIATELGTSLMKNMVAVGASSAVLHIDTNVFEEVVLEIFGRKGQQVVQKNMEAIKRGAEYIREQLGENLETMRLEPADGQKRMFMIGNDAIALGAVAGGARFMPAYPITPASEIMEYLIKKLPQFGGTVIQTEDEIAACTMAIGANYAGVRALTASAGPGLSLMMESIGLAGITEQPIVIIDTQRGGPSTGLPTKQEQSDLMAMIYGTHGEIPKIVMAPSTVEEAFYDTIEAFNLAEEYQCPVIMLTDLQLSLGKQSVNPLDYSRIQIRRGKLQKDELPELEAKEYYKRYEVTKDGVSPRVIPGMKNGIHHVTGVEHDETGKPSESPINRNNQMDKRMRKLDNIQFKTPIHLHSDEVDSDVLFVGFNSTRGAIEEAMERLEADGLRVNHAHIRLIHPFPADEILPYVNGAKKVVVVENNATGQLANILKMNVGNHHKVQSILKYDGNPFLPQEVYAKSKEMCLINGNV; encoded by the coding sequence ATGGTAAAGCAGCTTTCATGGAAAGTTGGCGGTCAGCAGGGTGAAGGAATCGAAAGTACAGGTGAAATTTTCTCAACTGCCTTAAATCGATTGGGATACTATTTATACGGCTATCGTCATTTTTCTTCACGTATTAAAGGTGGACATACAAACAATAAAATTCGTGTAAGTACAACGCAAGTGCGTTCTGTATCAGATGATTTAGATATTTTAGTAGCGTTTGATCAGGAAACAATCGATGTGAACGTACATGAGCTTCGTCAAGGTGGCATTGTCATTGGAGATGCGAAGTTTAAACCAGCACTTCCTGAAAACTGTACAACAGCAACGTTGTATTCCGTACCGTTTACCGAAATTGCAACTGAACTTGGAACGTCTTTAATGAAGAACATGGTAGCAGTAGGAGCGTCAAGCGCTGTTTTACATATTGATACAAATGTATTCGAAGAAGTAGTATTAGAGATTTTTGGTCGCAAAGGACAACAAGTTGTTCAAAAGAATATGGAAGCTATTAAACGAGGCGCAGAATATATTCGTGAGCAGCTTGGTGAGAATTTAGAAACGATGAGACTTGAACCAGCAGATGGACAAAAGCGTATGTTTATGATTGGAAATGACGCTATAGCTTTAGGTGCTGTAGCAGGTGGAGCGCGCTTTATGCCTGCATATCCAATTACGCCTGCATCAGAAATTATGGAGTATTTAATTAAAAAGCTTCCGCAGTTTGGCGGTACGGTTATTCAAACTGAGGATGAAATTGCAGCGTGTACAATGGCAATTGGTGCAAACTATGCCGGCGTTCGTGCCTTAACAGCATCAGCGGGTCCTGGGCTATCTCTTATGATGGAGTCAATTGGTCTTGCAGGGATTACAGAGCAGCCAATCGTTATCATTGATACACAGCGTGGAGGCCCAAGTACAGGATTGCCGACAAAACAAGAACAATCCGACTTAATGGCAATGATCTACGGCACTCATGGTGAAATTCCGAAAATCGTGATGGCGCCAAGTACGGTTGAAGAAGCCTTCTATGATACAATCGAAGCATTTAACCTAGCTGAAGAATACCAGTGTCCTGTTATTATGCTGACGGATTTACAACTTTCACTTGGAAAACAATCTGTGAATCCTCTAGACTATAGTCGCATTCAAATTCGCCGAGGAAAGCTTCAAAAAGATGAGCTTCCTGAGCTGGAAGCGAAAGAATACTATAAGCGTTACGAAGTGACAAAAGATGGCGTTTCTCCTCGCGTTATTCCTGGTATGAAAAATGGTATTCATCACGTCACAGGAGTTGAACATGATGAAACAGGAAAGCCTTCTGAGTCACCAATTAACCGTAATAACCAAATGGATAAGCGTATGAGAAAGCTAGACAACATTCAGTTTAAAACACCAATTCATCTACATTCAGATGAAGTTGATTCAGATGTCTTATTCGTTGGCTTTAATTCAACAAGAGGGGCAATTGAAGAAGCGATGGAGCGTTTAGAAGCAGACGGACTTCGCGTCAACCATGCGCATATTCGCTTGATTCATCCGTTCCCTGCTGATGAAATTCTTCCTTATGTAAATGGAGCGAAGAAGGTCGTTGTAGTGGAAAATAACGCTACGGGCCAATTAGCCAATATTTTAAAGATGAATGTCGGTAATCACCATAAAGTGCAGAGTATCTTAAAGTATGATGGAAATCCATTTCTACCGCAAGAAGTCTACGCAAAAAGTAAGGAGATGTGCTTGATTAATGGCAACGTTTAA
- a CDS encoding dipeptidase, whose product MIFDAHCDVLAKLWWNQHLSVENSPNLHTTIDGMKQAGGKVQIFAIFIPEAVPAEQQFDVALEMVQLFKKHIISSPNVKWIRSQEDIVRLGKKEIGAMLSLEGCDAIGVHLVRLQTLFALGVRSVGLTWNYANAACDGILEPRGAGLSSFGKEIVKENNRHKVWTDVSHLSVQGFWDVLEESDFVVATHSNAYSLCSNPRNLRDDQIDALLKKKSVIGITFVPQFLTDKNEATVDDVLRHLDYICSRGGEYSVGFGSDFDGIDQTVVGLSKFKDYHNLINQLHKHYSADQVHRFLFSNFVQRLP is encoded by the coding sequence ATGATTTTCGATGCGCATTGTGACGTGTTAGCCAAGTTATGGTGGAATCAACATTTATCTGTGGAAAATAGCCCGAACCTCCATACAACGATTGATGGAATGAAGCAAGCAGGTGGTAAAGTACAAATATTTGCTATCTTTATTCCAGAAGCTGTTCCAGCAGAGCAGCAGTTTGACGTGGCTCTTGAAATGGTGCAGCTCTTTAAAAAGCATATTATTAGCTCTCCGAACGTTAAGTGGATTCGATCACAGGAGGATATTGTACGTTTAGGGAAGAAAGAAATAGGCGCAATGCTTAGTTTAGAAGGGTGTGATGCTATTGGAGTTCATCTCGTTCGTTTACAAACGCTATTTGCTTTAGGGGTTAGGTCAGTAGGTCTGACATGGAACTATGCGAATGCGGCATGCGATGGTATTCTAGAACCACGTGGTGCCGGTTTGTCTAGCTTTGGCAAAGAGATTGTAAAGGAAAATAATCGTCATAAAGTCTGGACCGATGTTTCTCACTTATCAGTGCAAGGCTTTTGGGATGTATTAGAAGAATCGGATTTCGTTGTCGCAACTCATTCAAACGCGTATTCACTGTGTTCGAACCCGAGGAATTTACGCGATGATCAAATTGATGCCTTACTGAAAAAAAAGAGTGTTATTGGCATTACCTTTGTCCCGCAGTTTTTAACGGATAAAAATGAAGCGACCGTGGATGATGTATTAAGACATCTGGATTATATATGTAGCAGAGGAGGAGAGTATTCAGTTGGATTTGGCTCAGACTTTGATGGTATTGATCAAACAGTAGTAGGACTAAGTAAATTTAAAGATTATCACAATCTAATTAACCAACTACATAAGCATTATTCAGCGGACCAAGTGCATCGATTTTTATTTTCAAATTTTGTGCAACGATTACCATAA
- the spoVS gene encoding stage V sporulation protein SpoVS: protein MEILKVSAKSNPNSVAGALAGVLRERGAAEIQAIGAGALNQAVKAVAIARGFVAPSGVDLICIPAFTDIQIDGEERTAIKLIVEPR from the coding sequence ATGGAAATTTTAAAGGTTTCGGCGAAGTCTAACCCGAATTCAGTTGCTGGTGCTTTAGCCGGAGTATTGCGCGAACGTGGTGCAGCTGAAATTCAGGCGATTGGCGCTGGTGCACTAAATCAGGCAGTAAAAGCAGTCGCAATAGCTCGAGGTTTTGTAGCGCCAAGCGGTGTCGACTTAATCTGTATTCCTGCTTTTACCGATATTCAAATTGACGGGGAAGAACGGACAGCGATTAAACTCATCGTTGAACCTCGTTAA
- a CDS encoding TIGR00282 family metallophosphoesterase: MRILFIGDVVGSPGRDMVEEYLPRLKRKYAPGLTIVNGENAASGKGITEKIYRAFLQAGANVVTLGNHAWDKREIFDFIDDAKNLVRPANFPEGTPGKGITYVTYNQYEVAVINLQGRTFMAPLDCPFKKIDELIEQAKQRTPIIFVDFHAETTSEKQAIGWYVDGRVSAVVGTHTHVQTADNRILPQGTAYISDVGMTGPYDGILGMEREAVMKRFLTSLPVRFEVPKEGRTQLSGVIIDLDEKTGQAKKIDRILINDDHPFFE, translated from the coding sequence ATGAGAATTTTATTTATTGGAGACGTTGTTGGTTCTCCAGGCCGAGATATGGTAGAAGAATATTTACCACGATTAAAGAGAAAATATGCGCCAGGCTTAACAATTGTAAATGGTGAAAATGCTGCGTCTGGAAAAGGAATTACGGAAAAAATATATCGGGCATTTTTACAAGCTGGTGCAAATGTAGTCACGCTTGGTAATCACGCATGGGATAAGCGTGAAATCTTTGATTTCATTGATGATGCTAAGAACTTAGTGCGTCCAGCCAATTTCCCAGAGGGAACGCCTGGAAAAGGAATTACATATGTAACCTACAATCAATATGAAGTAGCTGTTATTAACTTACAAGGTCGAACGTTTATGGCCCCCCTTGACTGCCCGTTTAAAAAGATTGACGAGTTAATTGAACAAGCAAAGCAACGTACGCCAATTATTTTTGTTGATTTTCATGCCGAAACCACAAGTGAGAAGCAGGCGATTGGCTGGTACGTAGATGGTCGCGTAAGTGCTGTAGTTGGAACTCACACGCATGTTCAAACAGCTGATAACCGTATTTTACCTCAAGGAACTGCATATATTTCAGATGTTGGAATGACAGGTCCTTATGATGGTATATTAGGCATGGAGCGAGAAGCAGTAATGAAGCGTTTCTTAACATCGCTTCCAGTTCGCTTTGAAGTTCCAAAGGAAGGTCGAACGCAGCTGAGTGGAGTTATTATTGACCTTGATGAGAAAACAGGTCAAGCTAAAAAAATTGATCGGATTTTAATTAATGATGATCATCCTTTTTTTGAATAA